The genomic segment CGAGGAAATTCCGTTGGCCGAACTGCCCGAATATGTTACCGAACAACGCAATCCGAGGAACGAAAAACGCGTGGCCTTGGTTGAGGTGGAACTGGCGTCGCTGGCGCCGTACCGCGGTATATGCTTCGTGGACACGCCGGGCCTTGGGAGCATCTTCGCCCACAACACGCAGGCGTCCATGGACTGGTTGCCGAAGGTGGGCGGGGCAATTGTGGCCATCAGTGCGAACCAGCCCTTGGGCGAACAGGATCTGCGACTGTTGGGTGAGGTGTTCAAGCATACCCCGGAGGTGGTGATCCTTCTTACGAAAGCCGATCTGGTTTCCGATCGCGAACGGAAAGCCGTCATCGAATTTACGCAATGGCAGATTGCCCAGAATACCGGGGGGCGTCAACTCCTCGTCCTTCCGTTCTCGAACCGGCCGGATTTTGAACGGTTTCAAAACGATGTACGCGAATACCTCCTCACGAACGTGGCGGGGCGCCATGAGGAGTTGTTCGTGAAAATCATGGGACACAAACTCTCCGCCCTGATCTCGGAATGCCGGGCCTATCTGATCCTGGCGCAGACGGCGGCCCAGTCCGCGGAAGCAGCCCGGTCCGAGTTGCGCGACATGATTCGGCGTGAACGGGAGGGCTTGGATTCGTTGGGAAAGGAGATTCACGTATTGACCCGGGATTTGAAAACGCGCGTACGCACGGCGGCCGGCGAGCGATTCCACGATCTTCACGGCGAATTGACCAAGCGGCTTTGCGCATCGCTGAAAAAAGCGATGGGCGCATGGACGGGCAGCCTTGCGAAAAGGACCCAGGCGTTTCAGGATTGGGCCGCAAGGGCCTTCGAGGAGGAATTGGGCCGCGTTTCGGAGCATGGAAAAGGATATCTCGAAGAATACCTAATCGAGGCGCAAGTCAGTTTTCATCGCACCGTGCGGGCTTTTCAAGACCGGTTGTCGAAGGAAATCGAGCGGGCGCTGGGCATCTCGTTCGAAAGCGCGCGGTTTCACGCCGAAATCGCGGCGCCCAGGAAGCCTGACGTGAAAATGGGCCAAGTCTTCGACAGCCATATCGATCTCCTCTGGTTCGCCATTCCCATGGGCCTTTTTCACCGGCTTTTCGAGCGTCATTTCCTTCGGCTTATCCCTTGGGAGGTGGAGAAGAATCTTTCGCGGCTGGCCAGCCAATGGGCGGACGCCGTAAACGCCTCGATAGATAGTCTCGCCCGGCAGTCCATGGAATCCATACAAAACGAACTGGCGACCATCGAAGGGCTGGTTTCGGGTGTGGGCGATCAGTGTAGCGCCATCGAAACGGCCCTTCGCCGGCTCGACGAATGTTCCGAATGCTTGGCGATTCCAAACGGAAGAGGAGACGCGGCCGCCCATTTCGGAAACTGTTAGTTCCGGAGGCCGGCGGTCCCGCTACCAGTACCGGGAATGCGGAAAGATGGCGAAGCAACCGATCGAAACAAGCCCGAACCACAAGCGGGTTATCGCTATCACGCTTAGAATGGTTGACGAGTTTCTGTGCGAATGCGAACTATGGGCACGGGGCCGCGAACTGCACTCGGTTCTCTATCGGGAGGAAAATTCGCTCACATCGGAACAGCGTGAGCAGATTTTCCATAAAGTGGAATCCCTTCGCTCTGTTTTGATGGAAATGCAACAGACACTCGGACTGAAGACCATGATAAAAGAACCCGCGCGCATCATTCGTGCGGCCTGTTTTGCCCTTTGGGAATCCCTGATCGAACTGCAGGGGAAGTATATCCGCGCGTATGGCGAACCCTCTGGGGAACTGGTGGCATATCTCGATCCGAAGAACGAAGAGATTATCACCCTGCTCCAAGACATTTTGAAGATAGTCGAATCTGACAAGCCTTCCACGAAGAGTTCAGCATAGATGCATGGGCTGTTGTCATGGCTAACAAGAAGAAACTTCGCGCGCTGGACAGCGCCGAAAAGGAACGCCGCCGGGAAAATGCGCTTCGGCCCAATCCCTATCTTGGGTACAACCACAATGCATTGGCCTTGTATCTTTTGGAACGCGAAGCGTACGCCATTGCCGAGGCTGAACTGAGGCGGGCGGTCTGGCTCAATCCCCATGAACCGGTGTTCATGGCCAACTTGGCGTGGTGCCTTTTCAAACAGGGGCGTGATGAAGAGGCGTGGAAATGTCTGCGACAGGCTGTCGGAAAAAATAGCCACAACCCGCGGATAGACCAAATCGCTGCTTGGATGGGACTGTCCGGCGGCCGTATCAAGGAGGGCAGCGATGCGTCACAAGAATGAAAAACACACGGCCTACTTCGATGTGCTGGATGCGCTCGTGAAGACGGCGGAGTGCGCCCTGTGCGCGCTCGAATCCGTGTCCCTGAAGCGCTACTTCGACGGGCTGCTTTACGAGATGGTGAACGATCCGAAGGTCCGGAGCGAACTTGCCCACTCCAAGGGATATTGCCACCGACATGCCCATATGTTGCTCGACCAATCCGGCGCATTTGGAACGGCCCTCCTTTACCAGGATCAGATTGAGGCGTTTAGAAAATGCCTGGAAGGTTTTTCTGTGGCAAGGTCGAGGTACGTCGCCGGAAGGGGGGAACGCGCCTGGAGCGCCCATGCCGGGTGTCCGGCGTGCCGCATTCAGGACGAATCGCGAAAACGGAACCTATCCGTTCTTTGCAAGTGGATCGCGGATCCCGACATGCGCGCCGCATTCCAAAAAAGCGCCGGTTTTTGCGTGCCCCATTTCTTCGTTGCGGTCGAATTTTTAAAAAGACCGGAGGATTGCGAGTTCGTTGTTCAGGTCCACCGCGAAAAATATGCTGATCTTGCACGGGAGTTGGCGGAATTCGAACGAAAGCACAACTACCAATTTTCCGGAGAGATCATGGGCAAAGAATGCGATTCGTGGCAGCGCGCGGTGAAGATGATTGTGGGATCGCGAGGCCTGTTTTAGATTGCCGTGAATTTGCTCTTACGGCCCGGCGTGGCATACAATAGAATACATGGGGATGGAGTTCCCCATAATTGCCAAGTGGCTGATGACTCCTATCGTGTCGAAGGATGCGGTAGGAGTTTCGTGTAAGGAAACCCCCGCCCAAAGGGATGGTCCCTATCCTTCCAATCGCGTCAGTTCATACGAGGAACTGATGAATGGAGGTTTTTTATGGAATCGGCATTTGCGGTAGCGGCGTTATGGATGGGGCTGGCGGTCGCCGCCACTTCGCTTTCGAATCATTTGCGGATATCGGTCGCGTTGATTGAAATCTGCATCGGGATCGCGGCGGGATTCGTGGCCGATCGGTATTTCGGCGCAGGCAGCCTTGGCGGCGACCTGCCCTGGCTTCGTTTTCTGGCGGGCACGGGCGCGGTGCTCCTCACGTTTCTGGCTGGGGCGGA from the Candidatus Hydrogenedentota bacterium genome contains:
- a CDS encoding dynamin family protein, with translation MRDTTASVELLGQICAQFHLQNLTPQLNACSETLRSGGRVEVAVLGQFKAGKSSFLNTIIGSEIMPVNVLPATAVITRIGYGPTDRAVVHRLSGEIEEIPLAELPEYVTEQRNPRNEKRVALVEVELASLAPYRGICFVDTPGLGSIFAHNTQASMDWLPKVGGAIVAISANQPLGEQDLRLLGEVFKHTPEVVILLTKADLVSDRERKAVIEFTQWQIAQNTGGRQLLVLPFSNRPDFERFQNDVREYLLTNVAGRHEELFVKIMGHKLSALISECRAYLILAQTAAQSAEAARSELRDMIRREREGLDSLGKEIHVLTRDLKTRVRTAAGERFHDLHGELTKRLCASLKKAMGAWTGSLAKRTQAFQDWAARAFEEELGRVSEHGKGYLEEYLIEAQVSFHRTVRAFQDRLSKEIERALGISFESARFHAEIAAPRKPDVKMGQVFDSHIDLLWFAIPMGLFHRLFERHFLRLIPWEVEKNLSRLASQWADAVNASIDSLARQSMESIQNELATIEGLVSGVGDQCSAIETALRRLDECSECLAIPNGRGDAAAHFGNC
- a CDS encoding DUF6062 family protein; the protein is MRHKNEKHTAYFDVLDALVKTAECALCALESVSLKRYFDGLLYEMVNDPKVRSELAHSKGYCHRHAHMLLDQSGAFGTALLYQDQIEAFRKCLEGFSVARSRYVAGRGERAWSAHAGCPACRIQDESRKRNLSVLCKWIADPDMRAAFQKSAGFCVPHFFVAVEFLKRPEDCEFVVQVHREKYADLARELAEFERKHNYQFSGEIMGKECDSWQRAVKMIVGSRGLF